The Arachis duranensis cultivar V14167 chromosome 2, aradu.V14167.gnm2.J7QH, whole genome shotgun sequence genome has a window encoding:
- the LOC127744866 gene encoding uncharacterized protein LOC127744866 gives MKRKYNPIRCMYCGEVGHNKRTCSKKKQDDAREKARLMQLRLAVVPSPQATPVPEAENVDDTQSIQTLPAVVPAAPDEQTEIHVSQDAQLPQTQQSQTSTNVTQTIGRGRPPKFHVTRARAKRNASPKPVAPGSVAVSAETIKGSSSAIAKKLASFMTFVPTPGFKPPRKKKRHGIT, from the exons ATGAAAAGAAAGTATAATCCAATTCGGTGCATGTACTGTGGAGAGGTAGGCCACAACAAGAGAACTTGcagcaagaaaaagcaagacGATGCTCGAGAGAAGGCAAGGCTAATGCAATTGCGGCTTGCAGTTGTGCCATCACCACAAGCTACACCTGTTCCGGAAGCAGAAAACGTAGATGACACTCAGTCTATTCAGACACTCCCTGCAGTAGTACCAGCTGCTCCAGATGAACAGACTGAAATTCATGTTAGTCAGGATGCTCAGCTTCCACAGACACAACAATCACAGACCTCAACCAATGTTACTCAG ACTATAGGTAGAGGAAGACCTCCAAAATTCCATGTCACCAGGGCTAGGGCAAAGAGAAATGCCTCTCCAAAGCCTGTTGCTCCAGGATCAGTTGCAGTATCTGCTGAAACGATCAAGGGTAGCAGTTCCGCAATAGCCAAGAAGCTTGCTAGCTTCATGACATTTGTTCCAACTCCGGGTTTCAAACCtcccagaaaaaaaaaaagacatggaATAACTTGA